AGTAAAAAGGGGGCGTCAAACGACGCCCCCTTTTATCATTGCCTGAATTCAGCTCAGATAGGCCTTCAGCCGGCCGCCCTCAGTGGCCAATTTGATCTTCCTTAGTGCCCGGTCCCTCAATTGCCGCACCCGTTCCCGGGAGATGTTCAGCTTCCGCCCGATGGAATCCAGAGTTCCATGATCGTTATCGTCCAATCCGTAATAAAGTTTAAGCACCTTGACCTCCCGCGGGGTCAGCACCGAAAAGGCTTGCTTGATGTCGCTGTCCAGGGTCTTGTTCTTGAGAGTCTCCTCCGGCGATTTGAAGCGGGGCTGTTCTACGATCTCCGAAAGCCTGGTCTCGCCATCCTCCGACAGCGGGGCATCCAGGGAGACCTGGTTGGCGCTGTAACCCAGCAGATCGCGGATCTCCTCCACCGAGATCTTAGATTTTTTGGATATCTGTTTAACGGTGGGCGGGGCGCCGCTGTAGCCGGGGTCGCTCTTTATTTCCTCAATGGCCCGATTGATCCGGGTCAGCTTCTCGATGCGGTTCATGGGCAGGCGGATGGTCCGGGTCTGCTCGGCAATAGCTTTCAGCATGGCCTGTCTGATCCACCACACGGCATAGGTATTGAAACGGTATCCCCGTGATGGCTCGAACCGCTGGACAGCCTTCATCAGACCCACATTGCCCTCATTGATGAGGTCGGCCATGGACAGGCCCCGGCCCTGGAATTCCTTGGCGATGGACACCACGAAACGCAGGTTGCTCTCGGTCAACCGGTCGATGGCGGCCCTGTCCCCCGCCTTGGCCTGCTGGGCCAGGGACAACTCCTCGTCCGGGGACAGCAGGGGCACCCGGCTGATCTCCTTGAGGTAGATATCCAGCGACGGATCATCATTATATACAATTTCCCGATAGCTCATATGTCAATTACTTTCTAAAAAATTATCGGTTAAGATCATTTGCCATCTTCCGGAAGGTGCTGCATCTTTCGTAGGTTTTCAATCGACTGCTGGGGATCCTCAACGATCTCCAGAATAAGGCGGACGCCGGCCAGATTCACCCGTTTTACCCTGACCAAAAACACGATATACTCGATCTCCTCGATGTCCGCCTGGGAGTAAAGCCTGATGCGGCCGCTGACCCGGGCCGGGGAGACCAGCCCCAGGCGTTCATACATCCTTAAGGTCTGCTGATGCAGGCCCACCAGCCGGGCGGCCACGCTGATGGAATATAAGGGGGTTTCGGGGTGAAGTTCGGGCATATTTTCGTTAGCCTTTTCTTAAGTAAGTTTGTGGAGCCATTAAATAGTTTCCTCTGAAAACTGTTTACCACCGAGTGCCCACTTGCCTAGTCTCTTATCGTGCATATAATATAACACTTGAGTGGCTTGTTGTCAAGTAGTTTGATAGTAAAAGAATGAAAATTCTGTAAATGTTTGACATTTACCAAGATAGAGCGTTTAATGTTATGATTTTACCTGGCAAATATTTCTTCTCGTTAGACGCGCAATAGATGTTTGAGGTTTAATTTCGGGAACCGCTGGCTTGAGGAGTAACTCTAATGTTCATAATGCAGTCATGATATTGTCAATAGGTTTAAACATAAGATATAAGAAGGAGTGCTAAAATGAAAAGGATTTCGATTTGGTCGATTTTCATCCTGTCGGTGATCATATTGGTCAGTTGTAGCAAGGATAATCCGGTTGCTCCCCCCGATACCGCCAGCGATGATAGTGCGATCAATAATCTATTAACGGTTTCCGTCTATACCGACACCACTTCATTCATCAATGACAACACAACGGAACCTTATGGGAAGAGCGATTACGCCAAGGCAGATACTTTTCCTTCCGGGGTCATGTTTGCCAGAAGGATCACGGCAGTGACCAGGTCGGTGTCTATAGTTTACGATTCCAGCAACAGCGTAGCCACGGCCACCATTTCTCTGGGCTTCACCGGTCAGTTCTTTGTTGACAATGACGGCGACACCATAAAGGACCCATATGTCAGGGATATCAGCGATCAGGGGACCAGAAAGGTCTGGCTTAGAAAGGTTAATGGCATCTGGAGGATATGGGGCGTGTCACCCCTGGAGATCGTATCGAGCGATCATTCGGTTACAATAGACAGCATCCAGGTGCTGGGATGCGTCAACGGCCCCATAACCATTCTTCCTATAGAGATGAGCACCACCAGGCTACGGGAGAACCTGCCCATCTTTGAACCCGGCGTGACCGCCACCGTGAATGTCTGGTCTCATTCCGTCTCGGATTCCACCTGGCCGTTCCTCCATCGCTGGGTATACCGGCTGTTATACCGGCGGCATATCCGGGAGCCGCTCTATAGGGAGCCGGGGTACTTTACCAGAAGCTGGGGAGTCTCGGATTCCATCCTGGTCTTTCCTGCCGTCAGGCATGCCGCAATGGATGTGATCAGCGGGTCCTGCCTGTTTGGAGACAGTTCGGCGGTTTATTCGGCCAGGGCTTGGTGCCTGCCTTATATAGTTAAATCGCCCACCGATTCCCTGCCGTAGCGCTTTGCTGCATTGGATCAAGCCGGAATATTTTCCGGCTTGATCCTGTTGAATCGGTTTGTCGGCTAACGGCCAAATAAAAAGCGACTTCGATAATGAAAAAAAAGTTTATATTTTACATTTTGCCGGTCATGGTTCCGTTAGTTTTTCTGTTGACGGGTTGCGGACGGTATAACCCGGCCTCTCCAGAACTCAGTGATGATGAAGCCATTAATCTGCTTATTTCCTCTTCGGGCTATGCCGATTACTCAAATTACACCGACGACGGCCTGGCCGATTTCAGCGAACAGACCCCCAAAAGCGACAGCTTTCCTTCCGATATCTATTTCCGCCGGCGCATAGAAAACAGATCGCATTATATCAGCATCAACTATGACTCCAGTCGTACCTTTGCCACGGTCCTGATAACCACCGATTTCACCGGACGCTTGGTGATAGACAACAACCAAAACGGGGTCTGCGA
The sequence above is a segment of the Candidatus Edwardsbacteria bacterium genome. Coding sequences within it:
- a CDS encoding MerR family transcriptional regulator: MPELHPETPLYSISVAARLVGLHQQTLRMYERLGLVSPARVSGRIRLYSQADIEEIEYIVFLVRVKRVNLAGVRLILEIVEDPQQSIENLRKMQHLPEDGK
- a CDS encoding RNA polymerase sigma factor RpoD/SigA — encoded protein: MSYREIVYNDDPSLDIYLKEISRVPLLSPDEELSLAQQAKAGDRAAIDRLTESNLRFVVSIAKEFQGRGLSMADLINEGNVGLMKAVQRFEPSRGYRFNTYAVWWIRQAMLKAIAEQTRTIRLPMNRIEKLTRINRAIEEIKSDPGYSGAPPTVKQISKKSKISVEEIRDLLGYSANQVSLDAPLSEDGETRLSEIVEQPRFKSPEETLKNKTLDSDIKQAFSVLTPREVKVLKLYYGLDDNDHGTLDSIGRKLNISRERVRQLRDRALRKIKLATEGGRLKAYLS